Within the Streptomyces sp. YIM 121038 genome, the region TCGTAGGGCGCGTGGGGCTCCGCGCCGATGACGACGACGCGGCCGTCGAAGCCCTGGGCGCGCAGCTCGCGGACCGCGTAGAGGCCGGCGAGGGAGGCGCCCACGACGATGACCGTCCTCATGCGGCGGAGCCCTCCCCCGTCGCCGCGCCCGCCTCGGCCGGGACCGAAGGGGCGCCCGTCACGTGGACGTGGACCATGCCGTCCACGACGCTCACCCGGTGGGTGCGCACGGGGCGGCGGGCGGGCAGGCAGGTCGGCTGGCCCGTCCTGAGGTCGAACGAGGCGGCGTGCAAGGGGCATTCGACCAGGCAGCCCTCCAGCCAGCCCGCGGCGAGGGAGGCGTCTTGATGGCTACAGGTGTCGTCGATGGCGTACAGCGCGCCGTCGGCGTTGAACACCGCGATGGGCGGGGTGGTGTCGAGACGGACGGATTCGCCCGCGGGGAGCTCGTCGAGGCGGCAGACGGGAATCATGGCGTCCCTCTGGATCTCTCGGTCGGATGTGGTGGAAGGCTCGGCTCGAAGCGGGGCGGTCGGGCCGGGTCGGTGCTTGGCTCGGTTCGCCGGGTCTGGTGCGGCCTCGGGCTCCCGGAGGGAGGTAGGCCTCGGGCTCCCGGAGAGAGGCGGGCCTCGGGCTCCCGGGGGTTGGGGCTTCGGGCTCCCGGATGGCTTTGGTTCCCGGCCAAGGCCTTGGCCGGGCCCAGAAGTTCTGGCTTCGCTCAGGCTCAGAGAGGTTCAGGTTTCGGTCACTGGCTCGGAGGTTCAGGCCCTGGTCGGGTCGGGGGTCCGGGCTCGGCCAGGGCGCGGGTTCCGGTTTCGGCCGGGGCGGAGCGTCAGGAGGGGTCCGGCCGGGCCCGGAGGTTCGCGTCGAGTCCGGCCAAGGTGCAGGGCCTCCGTCAGGTTGGGCAGAGGCAGGGCCCCAGGCCTCGCCTTCCGCCCGGAGCCCGGCCGCAGCGACGGCCACGACCTCGGCCCGGACGTCGGCTTCACGCCCGGCCCTGTCAGGAGGTCCCAGCCCTGTCCGGCCCCGTTTCGACTGGGGACTCTTCGGTAACATGAAGTTCCATATGACGCACCGCGTAGTGCTATGCGCAACAGAATCCGGTGGGACGCCCACGGAGTCAAGGGCTTCCCTCAGAAGCGGCTTCAACCGCCGCCGAGTGGTGAGAGT harbors:
- a CDS encoding bifunctional 3-phenylpropionate/cinnamic acid dioxygenase ferredoxin subunit; its protein translation is MIPVCRLDELPAGESVRLDTTPPIAVFNADGALYAIDDTCSHQDASLAAGWLEGCLVECPLHAASFDLRTGQPTCLPARRPVRTHRVSVVDGMVHVHVTGAPSVPAEAGAATGEGSAA